One genomic window of Streptococcus mitis includes the following:
- a CDS encoding ATP-binding cassette domain-containing protein, whose translation MLPYLKTIRWYLFFNFLFGVVSNICTALLPYFTQALIKGDYQVALYGYSMSVAGYLSCNYIQMILDWKQGIIFSTTLKNEWFRSLLGLSHHDFKQKTVAEYISYQSNDLDSLEKDYLPPLMSFIKQILRIIIYAFIISRTINPIVSLILIFSTGISIQIPKIVGKLTANRRQVYLKKQGDYYRTLEDLLMGHHLVNKLTMSHFLNQQKSSLKNLQDKYFKYGLTKITGILLTGVSFEFISLVLFIYLAYSLSHQQLGIPEVVASFGYINAFSEPIQEILYDLQMLESVKPVIKSFQNIVGRPVSVQAPQHSFDTITLKNISKQLGESKLIITSATIQKGDKIALIGKNGSGKSSLLNILNGTDEDFEGQIVLDGLVLDHLWGRFGMILQQEHTFISSYENNVTLFNSFNEKFREEDFEKIPPQSLSGGQQQRMYLNREKNRKNPLLILDEPFSALDTNQFKMELERVLELPSAVIVTLHRQNELLSKFDQVWEIKNGELVILK comes from the coding sequence ATGCTACCATATCTTAAAACTATTAGATGGTATCTCTTCTTTAATTTTCTTTTTGGTGTAGTATCGAATATCTGCACAGCTTTGTTACCGTATTTCACGCAGGCATTAATCAAAGGGGATTATCAAGTAGCTCTATATGGTTACTCTATGTCAGTGGCAGGCTATTTGAGTTGTAACTATATCCAAATGATACTTGATTGGAAGCAGGGGATTATCTTTTCGACTACTTTGAAAAATGAGTGGTTTCGTTCACTTCTGGGACTCAGTCACCACGATTTCAAGCAGAAAACAGTAGCAGAGTATATTTCCTATCAATCTAATGACCTAGATTCGTTGGAAAAGGATTACCTTCCTCCATTGATGAGTTTTATCAAACAAATTTTACGTATCATCATTTACGCTTTCATTATTAGCAGAACAATTAATCCTATTGTATCACTGATTTTAATCTTTTCCACTGGAATTAGTATTCAAATTCCTAAAATCGTTGGGAAGTTGACCGCTAATCGTAGACAGGTTTACTTGAAAAAACAAGGAGATTACTATCGAACTTTGGAGGATTTGCTCATGGGACATCATTTGGTAAATAAACTAACTATGTCGCATTTTTTGAATCAACAAAAGAGCTCTCTAAAGAATTTGCAGGATAAGTATTTTAAGTATGGTTTGACAAAAATTACAGGCATCTTATTGACAGGTGTTTCTTTTGAATTCATTAGTCTTGTTCTGTTTATTTATTTAGCCTACTCTCTATCTCACCAGCAACTCGGTATTCCTGAGGTGGTGGCGAGTTTCGGATATATTAATGCTTTTTCTGAACCAATACAGGAAATCCTTTATGATTTACAAATGTTAGAGTCCGTAAAGCCTGTAATCAAGAGTTTTCAAAACATTGTTGGGAGACCCGTTTCAGTTCAAGCACCTCAACATTCTTTTGATACGATTACTTTGAAAAACATTTCCAAACAACTGGGAGAATCAAAATTGATAATTACTTCCGCTACGATTCAAAAAGGGGATAAAATTGCGCTTATTGGTAAGAATGGGTCTGGAAAAAGTAGTCTTCTCAACATTTTAAATGGAACAGATGAAGATTTTGAAGGACAAATTGTGCTAGATGGGCTTGTTTTGGACCATCTTTGGGGAAGATTCGGTATGATTCTGCAACAAGAACATACATTTATTTCAAGTTATGAAAATAATGTAACGCTATTCAATAGTTTCAATGAAAAATTCAGAGAAGAAGATTTTGAAAAAATTCCACCACAATCCCTGTCAGGTGGTCAGCAACAACGAATGTATTTAAATCGTGAGAAAAATCGTAAAAATCCATTGCTTATCCTAGACGAACCTTTCTCTGCCTTGGATACTAATCAGTTTAAAATGGAATTGGAAAGAGTTCTGGAACTACCAAGTGCCGTCATTGTTACTTTACATCGCCAAAACGAATTATTAAGTAAGTTTGACCAAGTTTGGGAAATTAAGAATGGAGAACTTGTAATTTTGAAATAG
- a CDS encoding sensor histidine kinase — MLDWKQFFLDYLRSRSRLFVYLLALAFLVLLFQFLFASLGIYFLYFFLLCCFVTILFFTWDILVEMQVYRQELLYGEREAKSPLERALAEKLEAREMELYQQRSDAERKLTDLLDYYTLWVHQIKTPIAASQLLVAEVADRQLKQQLEQEIFKIDSYTNLVLQYLRLESFHDDLVLKQVQIEDLVKEIIRKYALFFIQKGLNVNLHDLDKEIVTDKKWLLVVIEQIISNSLKYTKEGGLEIYMDGQELCIKDTGIGIKNSDVLRVFERGFSGYNGRLTQQSSGLGLYLSKKISEELGHQIRIESEVGEGTIVRIQFAQVNLVLE; from the coding sequence ATGCTTGATTGGAAACAATTTTTTCTAGATTATTTGCGCTCCCGTAGTCGTCTGTTTGTCTATCTTCTTGCTTTAGCATTTCTAGTTTTGCTCTTTCAGTTTTTATTTGCCAGTTTGGGAATTTACTTTCTCTATTTTTTCCTCTTGTGTTGCTTTGTAACCATCTTATTTTTCACTTGGGACATATTGGTAGAAATGCAGGTCTATCGTCAGGAACTTCTCTATGGGGAGAGGGAGGCCAAATCTCCTTTGGAAAGAGCTTTAGCAGAAAAATTAGAGGCGCGTGAGATGGAACTCTATCAGCAGAGGTCAGACGCAGAAAGAAAACTGACGGATTTGCTGGATTACTATACCTTGTGGGTCCATCAGATAAAGACCCCCATTGCAGCCAGTCAACTCTTAGTTGCAGAAGTAGCCGACCGCCAACTGAAGCAGCAGTTAGAACAGGAAATTTTCAAAATCGATTCCTATACCAATCTAGTTTTACAGTACCTGCGTTTAGAAAGTTTTCATGATGATTTGGTCTTAAAGCAGGTTCAAATTGAGGACTTGGTCAAGGAAATAATTCGTAAATATGCTCTTTTCTTTATTCAAAAAGGACTAAATGTCAATCTACATGACCTTGATAAAGAAATCGTGACGGATAAGAAGTGGCTACTAGTGGTCATTGAACAAATTATCTCAAACAGTCTCAAGTACACCAAGGAAGGTGGTCTGGAGATTTATATGGACGGGCAAGAGCTTTGTATCAAGGATACGGGAATCGGGATAAAAAACAGTGATGTCCTCCGAGTCTTTGAACGTGGTTTCTCAGGATATAATGGACGCCTAACCCAGCAGTCATCTGGACTTGGCCTCTATCTCTCTAAGAAAATTTCTGAAGAACTGGGGCACCAGATTCGCATCGAGTCTGAGGTTGGAGAAGGAACGATAGTGCGGATTCAGTTTGCTCAAGTGAACTTAGTCCTTGAGTGA
- a CDS encoding response regulator transcription factor — protein MHKILLVEDDQVIRQQVGKMLSEWGFEVVLVEDFMEVLSLFVQSEPHLVLMDIGLPLFNGYHWCQEIRKISKVPIMFLSSRDQAMDIVMAINMGADDFVTKPFDQQVLLAKVQGLLRRSYEFGRDESLLEYASVILNTKSMDLHYQGQVLNLTKNEFQILRVLFEHAGNIVARDDLMRELWNSDFFIDDNTLSVNVARLRKKLEEQGLVGFIETKKGIGYGLKHA, from the coding sequence ATGCACAAGATTTTATTAGTAGAAGATGATCAGGTTATTCGTCAACAAGTCGGAAAAATGCTCTCTGAATGGGGATTTGAAGTGGTCCTGGTAGAAGACTTTATGGAAGTTTTGAGTCTATTTGTTCAGTCGGAACCTCATCTGGTTCTCATGGATATTGGACTGCCTTTGTTTAATGGTTATCATTGGTGTCAGGAGATTCGTAAGATTTCCAAGGTCCCCATCATGTTTCTGTCTTCGAGAGACCAGGCTATGGATATTGTCATGGCAATCAATATGGGGGCGGATGACTTTGTGACCAAGCCTTTTGACCAGCAGGTTCTTTTAGCTAAGGTTCAGGGCTTGTTGCGTCGTTCCTATGAGTTTGGGCGTGACGAGAGTTTACTGGAATATGCTAGTGTTATCCTCAATACCAAATCAATGGACTTACATTATCAAGGGCAAGTCTTGAATTTGACCAAGAACGAATTCCAGATTTTACGCGTTTTGTTTGAGCATGCGGGCAACATCGTAGCGCGTGATGACCTGATGCGGGAGCTTTGGAACAGTGACTTTTTCATTGATGACAATACCCTATCTGTTAATGTAGCTCGATTGCGTAAAAAGTTGGAAGAGCAGGGCTTGGTAGGATTTATCGAGACCAAGAAAGGGATAGGGTACGGACTGAAGCATGCTTGA
- a CDS encoding DUF2974 domain-containing protein has translation MANIFDYLKDVAHDSFYDLPLNELDILSLTETTYLSFDNLVSTTPQRLLDLASQVPRESNMLTNKNRLQLLDELAQHKRFKNCKLSHFINDIDTELQKQFAAMTYRLTLDTYLIVFRGTDDSIIGWKEDFHLTYMKEIPAQKHALSYLKNFFAHHPKQKVILAGHSKGGNLAIYAASQIEQSLQNQITAVYTFDAPGLHKELTQSEGYQRIMDRTKVFIPQGSIIGMMLEIPDRQVIVQSTALGGIAQHDTFSWQIENKHFVQLDKTNSDSQQVDTTFKEWVSTVPDEELQLYFDLFFGTILDAGISSINDLSSFKAIEHIHHLFVQAQSLTPEERETMGRLTQLLIDTRYQAWKNR, from the coding sequence ATGGCCAATATTTTTGACTATCTGAAAGATGTCGCACATGATTCCTTTTACGACCTACCTTTGAATGAATTAGACATTCTATCCTTAACAGAAACCACCTACCTCTCCTTTGATAATCTGGTCTCCACAACTCCTCAGCGACTTTTAGACCTAGCATCTCAGGTTCCAAGAGAATCGAACATGTTGACCAATAAAAATCGGCTCCAGTTGTTAGATGAATTGGCTCAACACAAACGCTTCAAGAATTGCAAACTCTCCCATTTTATCAACGACATCGACACTGAACTGCAAAAGCAATTTGCGGCTATGACCTACCGCCTCACTCTCGACACCTATCTGATTGTCTTTCGTGGGACTGATGACAGTATCATTGGCTGGAAGGAAGATTTCCACCTGACTTATATGAAGGAAATTCCTGCTCAAAAGCACGCCCTCTCCTATTTAAAGAACTTTTTTGCCCATCATCCTAAGCAAAAGGTCATTCTGGCTGGGCATTCCAAGGGAGGAAATCTAGCCATCTATGCTGCTAGTCAAATTGAGCAAAGCTTGCAAAATCAGATCACAGCAGTTTATACCTTTGATGCGCCTGGTCTCCACAAAGAACTGACACAAAGCGAGGGCTATCAAAGAATAATGGATAGAACCAAGGTCTTTATCCCACAAGGTTCTATTATCGGTATGATGCTAGAAATTCCTGACCGCCAAGTCATCGTTCAAAGTACTGCCTTGGGTGGTATCGCCCAGCACGATACTTTTAGCTGGCAAATTGAGAACAAACACTTTGTCCAACTGGATAAGACCAATAGCGATAGCCAGCAAGTCGATACGACCTTCAAAGAATGGGTGTCCACAGTCCCTGATGAGGAACTTCAGCTCTACTTCGACCTCTTCTTTGGCACCATTCTTGATGCTGGCATTAGCTCCATCAATGACTTGTCTTCCTTCAAGGCTATTGAACACATTCATCATCTCTTTGTCCAAGCGCAATCCCTCACTCCAGAAGAAAGGGAAACTATGGGACGCCTTACCCAGTTATTGATTGATACCCGTTACCAAGCCTGGAAAAATAGATAG
- a CDS encoding YdcF family protein: MYLVIGIVLAFIVSFWKDNRSLWNPVLFLLSLISSYISLSHLFYKNGYENVQLAFYVVAFVLLPFLIFLSGIFLIYNGVILLKREGRSKANYLSTLFGIVILVFFPLISFRLGDRNELFYTHHFLNILFVLIVYSYFIFGFAFVGFMLYSILYLFIPKKKHYDFIIIHGAGLLGGEKVTPLLKRRIDKAVEAYHKSKNSNIKIIASGGQGADEKISEAQAIYNYILEETDVSKESVLLEDKSRTTYENLLFSKEIGEQLVENPCFLFVTNDYHVFRTSTYARKLNMKGDGLGCRTAGYYIPSAFIREYVALCVKMKWLFLAFYVPILAIILLAYKGVIW; this comes from the coding sequence ATGTATCTCGTTATAGGAATTGTATTAGCCTTTATAGTGTCATTTTGGAAAGATAACAGAAGTTTGTGGAATCCAGTATTATTTTTATTATCCCTCATTTCAAGTTATATTTCTCTATCCCACCTTTTTTATAAAAATGGGTATGAGAATGTTCAGTTAGCTTTTTATGTAGTTGCCTTTGTTTTACTCCCGTTTCTGATTTTTTTGAGTGGTATCTTTCTAATCTATAATGGTGTTATCCTGCTGAAGCGAGAGGGACGTTCAAAAGCCAATTATCTCTCAACGCTTTTTGGAATAGTCATTTTGGTATTTTTTCCCTTGATTTCATTTCGATTAGGAGATCGAAATGAATTATTTTATACACATCACTTTCTAAACATTTTATTTGTATTAATCGTTTATTCTTACTTTATTTTTGGTTTTGCTTTCGTGGGTTTTATGTTGTACTCTATTTTATATCTCTTTATTCCTAAGAAGAAGCATTATGATTTTATTATCATTCACGGTGCTGGTTTATTAGGCGGAGAAAAGGTAACACCTTTGCTAAAGAGGAGAATTGATAAGGCAGTAGAAGCTTACCACAAGTCTAAGAATTCTAACATAAAAATTATTGCCAGTGGTGGTCAAGGAGCAGATGAAAAAATTTCTGAAGCGCAGGCCATTTATAACTATATTTTAGAAGAGACAGATGTCAGCAAGGAATCTGTTCTTCTTGAAGACAAGTCCAGAACAACCTATGAAAATTTATTGTTTTCAAAAGAAATTGGAGAACAATTAGTTGAAAATCCGTGTTTCCTCTTTGTTACAAATGACTATCATGTCTTTAGAACTAGTACTTATGCTCGTAAGTTGAATATGAAGGGAGATGGACTCGGATGTAGGACAGCAGGCTACTACATACCGTCTGCTTTTATTCGGGAGTACGTAGCTCTTTGTGTTAAAATGAAATGGCTCTTCCTTGCCTTTTATGTTCCGATATTAGCTATCATTTTGCTAGCCTATAAAGGGGTTATTTGGTAG
- a CDS encoding Rrf2 family transcriptional regulator, with protein MQIPSRFTIATHMLIIIALKGQESKVTSDFLAASVGVNPVIIRKTLSQLKKAELISVARGTGGTEIVKNLKDISLLDVYQAVECLGKTGQLFSFHDNPNPNCPVGAHIHDVLDQKLERIQLAMEAELGQTSLEQVVADAESQMKE; from the coding sequence ATGCAAATTCCAAGTAGATTTACCATTGCGACTCATATGCTGATAATTATTGCTCTCAAGGGGCAGGAAAGCAAGGTGACCAGTGATTTTCTGGCTGCTAGTGTCGGGGTCAATCCTGTCATTATCAGAAAGACCTTGTCCCAGTTGAAGAAGGCAGAGCTGATTTCAGTAGCGCGTGGAACAGGTGGGACAGAGATTGTTAAGAATCTCAAGGACATTAGTCTTTTAGATGTTTATCAAGCGGTTGAGTGTCTTGGAAAGACTGGTCAACTCTTCAGTTTTCATGACAATCCAAATCCAAATTGCCCTGTAGGAGCTCATATTCATGATGTTTTGGATCAAAAATTGGAGAGAATTCAGTTGGCGATGGAGGCTGAACTTGGTCAGACCAGTCTAGAGCAAGTCGTGGCTGACGCAGAGAGTCAAATGAAGGAGTAA
- a CDS encoding metallophosphoesterase family protein, which produces MTKIALLSDIHGNTTALEAVLADARQLGVDEYWLLGDILMPGTGRRRILDLLAQLPITARVLGNWEDSLWHGVRKELDSTRPSQRYLLRQCQYVLEEISLEEIELLHNQPLQIHRQFGDLTVGISHHLPDKNWGRELIHTGAQEDFDRLVTNPPCDIAVYGHIHQQLLRYGTGGQLIVNPGSIGQPFFLDAQLRKDLRAQYMILEFDDKGLVDMDFRRVDYDVAAELQLAKDLKLPYFEVYYESLVNGIHHTHHQEFLRELAQKEGYDRELDAWLKGGND; this is translated from the coding sequence ATGACGAAAATAGCTCTTCTTTCAGATATTCATGGAAATACCACCGCCTTGGAGGCTGTTTTGGCAGATGCTCGGCAGCTAGGAGTGGATGAATACTGGCTTTTGGGAGACATTCTCATGCCAGGGACAGGGCGTAGAAGGATTTTGGACTTGTTGGCTCAATTACCGATTACGGCTAGAGTTTTGGGAAACTGGGAAGACAGTCTTTGGCATGGTGTCCGCAAGGAATTGGATAGTACTCGTCCCAGTCAACGCTATCTCTTGCGCCAGTGCCAGTATGTTTTAGAGGAAATCTCCCTAGAAGAAATTGAACTGCTCCACAATCAACCGCTCCAGATTCATCGTCAGTTTGGGGATTTGACGGTGGGAATTAGCCACCATTTGCCTGATAAGAATTGGGGGCGTGAGTTGATTCATACTGGAGCACAAGAGGACTTTGACCGCTTGGTGACCAATCCGCCTTGTGATATTGCTGTTTATGGTCATATTCACCAGCAGTTGCTTCGTTATGGGACTGGTGGACAATTGATTGTCAATCCGGGTTCGATTGGGCAACCTTTCTTTCTAGATGCCCAGTTACGGAAGGACTTACGGGCCCAGTATATGATTTTGGAGTTTGATGACAAGGGTTTGGTAGATATGGACTTCCGACGGGTGGACTACGATGTGGCAGCTGAATTGCAGCTGGCTAAAGATCTTAAACTTCCCTATTTTGAGGTTTATTATGAAAGTCTGGTCAATGGTATCCACCATACTCATCATCAGGAATTTTTGAGAGAATTGGCCCAGAAAGAGGGCTATGATAGGGAATTAGATGCCTGGTTAAAAGGTGGTAATGATTGA
- a CDS encoding metal-dependent transcriptional regulator gives MTPNKEDYLKCIYEIGIDLHKITNKEIAARMQVSPPAVTEMIKRMKSENLILKDKECGYLLTDLGLKLVSELYRKHRLIEVFLVHHLDYTSDQIHEEAEVLEHTVSDLFVERLDKLLGFPKTCPHGGTIPAKGELLVEINNLPLADIKEAGTYRLTRVHDSFDILNYLDKHSLHIGDSLQVKQFDGFSNTFTILSKNEDLQVSMDIAKQLYVEKIN, from the coding sequence ATGACCCCGAATAAAGAAGATTATCTAAAATGTATTTATGAAATCGGCATAGACCTGCATAAAATTACCAACAAGGAAATTGCTGCCCGCATGCAAGTCTCTCCCCCTGCCGTAACTGAAATGATTAAACGGATGAAGAGTGAAAATCTCATCCTCAAGGACAAGGAATGCGGTTATCTACTGACTGATCTCGGACTCAAACTGGTCTCTGAGCTCTATCGTAAGCACCGCTTGATTGAAGTTTTTCTAGTCCATCATTTAGACTATACGAGCGACCAGATTCATGAAGAAGCTGAGGTCTTGGAACATACTGTCTCTGACCTGTTCGTGGAAAGACTGGATAAACTACTAGGATTTCCCAAAACTTGTCCCCACGGAGGAACTATTCCTGCCAAGGGAGAACTCCTAGTTGAAATCAATAACCTGCCACTAGCTGACATCAAGGAAGCTGGCACCTACCGCCTGACTCGTGTGCACGATAGTTTTGACATTCTCAATTATTTGGATAAGCACTCACTTCACATCGGTGATTCGCTCCAAGTCAAGCAGTTTGATGGCTTCAGCAACACCTTCACTATCCTCAGTAAAAACGAGGATTTACAAGTAAGTATGGACATTGCCAAACAACTCTATGTCGAAAAAATCAACTAA
- a CDS encoding nicotinamide mononucleotide transporter, which yields MKKSLKIFATSKWFDLFGVALVVGIAIASGYLNSRLDKFVDWGPWTALVPFGLISVTNVGISMLSTRFTGKLSKWGNYFGIVNTILSGAIDYILGNKAAIITYPVTFLIYTFAIKKWEASQEGRPNQMSQKQVKLAAIIISIIAFLFAFVTNFIGYGGKMNLLAYVTTIAFALSLIANAFNALKLTTQWGFWLIYNFVQLTKAGIQGNFANIGKYIFYILNAIGALFVWNDEEVEQ from the coding sequence ATGAAGAAATCACTAAAAATTTTTGCTACATCCAAATGGTTTGACCTCTTTGGAGTTGCTCTGGTCGTTGGGATTGCGATTGCATCTGGTTACCTCAACTCCCGTCTTGATAAATTCGTAGACTGGGGACCATGGACAGCTCTTGTTCCCTTTGGATTGATTTCCGTAACCAACGTTGGGATTTCCATGTTGTCCACTCGTTTCACGGGGAAATTAAGCAAATGGGGAAATTACTTTGGTATTGTTAATACCATTTTGTCCGGTGCTATTGATTATATCCTTGGAAATAAGGCGGCCATCATTACCTATCCCGTCACCTTCCTCATTTATACCTTTGCTATTAAGAAATGGGAAGCTTCGCAAGAAGGCAGACCCAACCAAATGAGCCAAAAACAGGTAAAATTGGCGGCCATCATCATTTCCATCATCGCCTTCCTCTTTGCCTTTGTGACAAACTTTATCGGCTATGGAGGAAAGATGAATCTCCTTGCCTATGTAACAACCATTGCCTTTGCACTCTCACTCATTGCCAATGCTTTTAACGCATTGAAACTAACAACTCAGTGGGGCTTTTGGTTGATTTACAATTTCGTTCAGCTGACAAAAGCTGGTATTCAAGGAAATTTTGCCAATATCGGAAAATATATCTTTTATATCCTCAATGCAATCGGAGCTTTATTTGTCTGGAATGATGAAGAGGTGGAACAATAA
- the dtd gene encoding D-aminoacyl-tRNA deacylase — MKIIIQRVTKAQVSIEGQVQGKINQGLLLLVGVGPEDREEDLDYAVRKLINMRIFSDVEGKMNLSVKDIGGEILSISQFTLFADTKKGNRPAFTGAAKPDMASDFYDAFNQKLAQEVPVQTGIFGADMQVELVNDGPVTIILDTKNR, encoded by the coding sequence ATGAAAATCATTATCCAAAGGGTTACAAAAGCCCAAGTGAGTATAGAAGGTCAGGTTCAGGGAAAAATCAATCAGGGGCTCCTATTGCTGGTTGGTGTTGGACCAGAGGACCGAGAGGAAGATTTGGACTATGCTGTGAGAAAGCTTATCAACATGCGGATTTTTTCAGACGTAGAAGGCAAGATGAACCTGTCTGTCAAAGATATTGGAGGAGAAATCCTCTCTATTTCTCAGTTTACTCTCTTTGCGGATACTAAGAAAGGCAATCGTCCAGCCTTTACAGGTGCAGCCAAGCCTGATATGGCATCAGACTTCTATGATGCCTTCAATCAAAAATTAGCGCAAGAAGTGCCCGTTCAGACAGGCATTTTTGGAGCGGATATGCAGGTTGAGCTGGTCAATGACGGACCAGTCACTATTATCCTTGATACTAAAAATAGATAA
- a CDS encoding RelA/SpoT family protein, whose protein sequence is MPKEVNLTGDEVVALTQKYLSEEDVAFVHKALVYAVECHSGQYRKSGEPYIIHPIQVAGILAKLKLDAVTVACGFLHDVVEDTDATLDDLEREFGPDVRVIVDGVTKLGKVKYKSHEEQLAENHRKMLMAMSEDIRVILVKLSDRLHNMRTLKHLRKDKQERISKETMEIYAPLAHRLGISSVKWELEDLSFRYLNPTEFYKITHMMKEKRREREALVDEVVTKLEEYTTDRHLNGKIYGRPKHIYSIFRKMQDKRKRFEEIYDLIAIRCILDTQSDVYAMLGYVHELWKPMPGRFKDYIANRKANGYQSIHTTVYGPKGPIEFQIRTKAMHEVAEYGVAAHWAYKKGIKGQVNSKESAIGMNWIKEMMELQDQADDAKEFVDSVKENYLAEEIYVFTPDGAVRSLPKDSGPIDFAYEIHTKVGEKATGAKVNGRMVPLTTKLKTGDQVEIVTNPNSFGPSRDWLNMVKTSKARNKIRQFFKNQDKELSVNKGREMLMAQFQENGYVANKFMDKRHMDQVLQKTSYKTEESLFAAIGFGEIGAITVFNRLTEKERREEERAKAKAEAEELVKGGEVKVENKETLKVKHEGGVVIEGASGLLVRIAKCCNPVPGDDIVGYITKGRGVAIHRVDCMNLRAQENYEQRLLDVEWEDQYSNSNKEYMAHIDIYGLNRTGLLNDVLQVLSNTTKNISTVNAQPTKDMKFANIHVSFGIANLSTLTTVVDKIKSVPEVYSVKRTNG, encoded by the coding sequence ATGCCAAAAGAAGTGAATTTAACAGGCGATGAAGTTGTCGCTTTAACACAGAAATATTTATCGGAAGAAGATGTGGCTTTTGTCCATAAGGCCTTGGTTTACGCCGTTGAATGCCATAGTGGTCAATATCGCAAATCAGGTGAGCCTTATATCATTCACCCCATCCAAGTGGCAGGTATTTTAGCTAAGCTCAAGTTGGATGCTGTAACAGTAGCTTGTGGTTTCTTGCATGATGTGGTGGAAGATACTGATGCGACCTTGGACGATTTGGAAAGAGAGTTTGGTCCTGATGTGCGGGTAATCGTAGATGGGGTTACCAAGCTTGGTAAAGTTAAATACAAGTCTCACGAAGAGCAATTGGCTGAAAACCACCGCAAGATGCTCATGGCCATGTCTGAGGATATCCGCGTTATCTTGGTCAAACTGTCTGACCGTTTGCACAATATGCGGACCCTGAAACATCTTCGAAAAGACAAGCAGGAGCGTATTTCCAAAGAAACCATGGAAATTTATGCCCCGCTTGCCCATCGTTTGGGGATTTCCAGTGTCAAATGGGAATTGGAAGACCTATCATTCCGTTATCTCAATCCAACGGAGTTTTACAAGATTACCCATATGATGAAGGAAAAACGCAGAGAGCGTGAAGCCTTGGTGGATGAGGTGGTCACAAAATTAGAGGAATATACGACAGATCGTCATCTAAATGGAAAGATTTACGGTCGTCCCAAGCATATTTACTCGATTTTCCGCAAAATGCAGGATAAGAGAAAACGTTTTGAGGAAATCTATGACCTGATTGCTATTCGCTGTATTTTAGATACCCAAAGTGATGTTTATGCCATGCTTGGTTATGTGCATGAGCTTTGGAAACCGATGCCAGGTCGCTTTAAAGACTATATTGCTAATCGTAAGGCTAATGGTTACCAGTCTATCCATACGACTGTTTATGGGCCAAAAGGACCGATTGAATTCCAGATTCGAACCAAGGCCATGCATGAGGTGGCTGAGTACGGGGTTGCGGCTCACTGGGCTTATAAGAAAGGTATTAAGGGGCAGGTTAACAGCAAGGAATCAGCTATTGGGATGAACTGGATCAAGGAGATGATGGAGCTCCAAGACCAGGCTGATGATGCTAAGGAATTTGTCGATTCAGTTAAGGAAAACTATCTGGCTGAGGAAATTTACGTCTTTACCCCAGATGGAGCTGTCCGTTCACTTCCAAAAGATTCAGGACCGATTGACTTTGCCTATGAAATCCATACAAAAGTTGGTGAAAAAGCGACTGGTGCCAAGGTCAATGGTCGTATGGTTCCACTGACAACCAAGCTCAAGACAGGGGATCAGGTTGAAATTGTCACCAACCCTAACTCCTTTGGGCCAAGCCGTGACTGGCTCAACATGGTTAAGACCAGCAAGGCGCGCAATAAGATTCGTCAGTTTTTTAAAAACCAAGATAAGGAATTGTCTGTCAACAAGGGTCGTGAGATGTTGATGGCCCAGTTCCAAGAAAATGGCTATGTGGCCAATAAATTCATGGACAAGCGCCATATGGACCAAGTTCTGCAAAAGACCAGCTATAAGACAGAAGAGTCCCTCTTTGCGGCTATTGGTTTTGGCGAAATCGGTGCTATTACCGTCTTTAACCGTCTGACTGAAAAGGAACGTCGTGAAGAAGAGCGTGCCAAGGCCAAGGCTGAAGCAGAAGAGCTTGTCAAAGGTGGCGAAGTCAAGGTTGAAAATAAAGAAACCCTCAAGGTCAAGCATGAGGGTGGTGTGGTCATTGAAGGTGCCTCAGGTCTCCTAGTGCGGATTGCAAAGTGTTGTAACCCTGTACCTGGTGACGATATTGTCGGCTACATTACCAAGGGCCGTGGTGTGGCTATTCACCGTGTGGACTGTATGAACCTGCGCGCCCAAGAAAACTACGAGCAACGTCTCCTTGATGTGGAATGGGAAGACCAGTACTCAAACTCAAATAAGGAGTATATGGCCCATATCGATATCTATGGTCTCAACCGTACAGGATTATTGAACGATGTACTGCAAGTTCTTTCAAACACAACCAAGAATATTTCAACGGTCAATGCCCAACCAACCAAGGATATGAAGTTTGCTAATATCCATGTGTCCTTCGGTATTGCCAACCTCTCTACATTGACCACGGTCGTGGACAAGATTAAGAGTGTGCCAGAAGTTTACTCTGTCAAACGGACTAACGGTTAA